The Leguminivora glycinivorella isolate SPB_JAAS2020 chromosome 2, LegGlyc_1.1, whole genome shotgun sequence DNA window TAATGCTTTGAAAATTGTATTTCTTTTATACAATGAAGACGCAAAATAAGGGAAGCCTCACATCGCAATTCTGTCTAATTATTTATGACAATGATATATTAAGGCATAATTTTGTTTGGCCTGTGACAACGTTACGTTacgttaaaagtaaaaaaaaatataaaaaaacaagcgaaaatttaaaattataaattacattattattatgctAATTCAAAAACACATTTGCACTAACTTATTGCATAGCATAACTTGCAATTGAATACAGACCTGTTTTttaaacaaactttttttttttaccctcttggcgcccaatgtactttctgaagtacatttggtttcaatggaatttcaactttcatgtaaacaaataaacataatttcttttgtttctaaaatttttcgaacaaatgaaattgaattcaatctcaagtacaataagaatcaaaattccctagcaaaaattttgtatggtgggcgctacGAGGGTAGTAGCCAAACAATCAGACACATCGTATAAAGTTTACTTGGTAAGCAGTTATTGTCGCCCATGGCACAGCATTATCACCAGAAGAGTTGAAAGTATAGAGCTGGATTTCAAGACAATACAGGAtgacgtagccaaatgcacaaacgcttgaGTACGCTGAGTACAATatttaatatcgttatcgtagctatctctattgATCTTCCGTAAATGAcaacatttcaaaattttcaatgtccctaaatcgaaaaccatttcgagatatacgcctgtagatcacaaaaatatattttttaatattttttttccttatttttagtacaaaaatcttaaaaatagttaaaaggggaagtgacgttacGTAGCTGAGTCAGActattcagagctgccactataaccaaaaaactcttccggttgggatgtcacttgagtttgactgtgACATTTATCATCGCTAgtagtatggagattagaggtaaggagcggAAGCTTTAAGTTTCAGAAGTGCAGATATAAAACCAGGTGACGCTTCAATTgcaggtacataagggtttgacacgtCATTTTCGACTGGTCTACTTTACAGCTACTTCCGtaattggtgcgacagagccagattgcgtttcgaacggcgtctagcgtcagcaattgtgtcgcttaacttcaaacctgggtaaatccattctgctttaaggttgaatatataaaaaatataatgtgatctgaaagataatcaaccttatagcagaatggatttacccagttttgaagttaaccGACACAATTGTCATTTCAGCAGGGGCGGCTTACTCGGCGATTCTattgccgcgctacaagtacatgccggcggccgcaagttcgcggcccattcagtggtgccGACCttcgtgcggtccgtttgttagtaggtaagaatttaagaacggcggcattttgtgaacatcaaaagaatgaaccttctgtacttgtactattattatattctgtgatttcAGCTAGGCCGGTTGACCTTTCTTGATGCTATCTTCCCTGCTGTAAGCAGTAAGGACTCACCTCGCCAAGGTACTGGGCCACTTTCCTGGTGACTCCCTCGACGAAGGTGTCCAGCTTACCGAGGTCATCAGACAGACCCACCAACTGATCCAGCGTTCCCACCTGAAGAAAACAgttgaataaaataaagacaATACACAATGTTTCTtttgttttcctttaaattCGAAGCGTCGTCAAGCTAATTAACAGGAACTACCTGGAGGTTTTTGTTAAATccgaaaaaatgtttttttttttttcgtttaaataaaaaatataataaatgacTTAAAAGTGTGAGAATCTTAAGAATATATATACAAGATAGTGTCAAGTATCTGATGGCATATGTCAAAATAGTATTGAGTTttcattaataatttgtatacaTATAGTCCATTTACTGAGTGCTACCTAGTCCAACTCCTGATCCTTGTCCTTACTGAAAATCAGTGTCGCGGAGCGGGCCCTGTGGCTCACGCCGAGACACCCAGCTGAGTAAAGACCTTTTAACGCAATCCACTATTATGTACAATTAGATTAAGCTAGTTATAAGTATGTGTATTTTGTGCTAATAAacgtcttttctttctttctttctaaagGTTGTTATACACTAAACTTGTTAACGGacatcaataaaaacaggttgtaggTGAAATAGAGCActgaattattttaatgaaattaacAACCCGAAAATTCCTAAGGTTAAAGTAGTCTTTCCAATGTACGTACCTTCAGGTCGGGAATGGGGAATTTGTAGTTGACGCTAAGGTTGCCCGATTTGGTGGCATTGTTGAGAGTGTCCCAGGTCTGTTGGCACGTCTTGTCGCCCGGGGCGCTGATCACCCAGTACTCCGACATCTTCACTGGAACGGGAAAATGGTGTTATTAAAATACTCAAACTACCAAGCCTAACCCAAACCCAGtggcttcaactatctccatttaaaaaatcatgtcaattcatAGCTCCGTTTGGtagtgaaagacagacaaacaaacagacacacacactttcccatttataatattagtatggatacagcAAAAAAACAACATAGCAGCAGCGGGTGGTTCATACAAGCGGATTCCcatcggcttgcctaaaattgattactagtgaagtacctaatgttaaggtaggtttcttttgtgctcagtgttgcctagtagaaattttcaccagccgccactgcaaCATAGACAAATTGAATTCAGTATTCAGTCACATATCATAGGGCGGAAACTAGACTAAACAGTGGTAGATTAAAAGAAAAACACCCTACGACACCAACTTTTTTTTCTCAGAGATTGTAGGACCACAGGTAAGCAATAAAGCTTGTtttcgtgtatttttttatagttcCTGTTGAGTACCTACAGATCCTGACTGACATGTGAATGTGTAGTCCAGATTGTCTATAATAGGCACTCcaatatgtatttgttttttttttttagttttaaataaataaaataaaaaatactgatAGATAAACCAAAATTAAAGAATGTTAATGTAGGGTTTTGAAGTAAGTGTCATATGACTATATGAAGAATACTGCATCAACACACACTACTGCATAACTTTATTTTCTTATTAGACACTGTGATGTGATGTGATATAATATACTGCAGTGACAAAAACCACCAACTAAACTCAGGGCAAATTAGCGATCTATCAGGCTCTAGAATATGGTTCGATCAGGGTTCATTTCACACACGAATAATAcaatataagtacttaaaacTCAGAACATCACGCAAATGTTAAAATTATTGAAGAATGAGGACTGACCTTGAGTGAGAATTAAACTTCTATAATAACTGTAACAGGCCAGAGCCCGAACACATACGCAGCGGATTTCATGTTGAGAAACATAAATAGTAGTCCTTGTCGAAAAAAACGATTAAGCTCCGAGAAATTTGGAGACGTCCTGTTTAACGCGAATGTGGACAACGAAGTGGTGTTTTGCGCGGTCTGACGCGGTGGGATTGGGAATCGATACTCGCCCCGTCCGTCCGGCGCCCCGTTAGCGCTCAGACATCCAGGCGCCACAATTACTAACACCAATTCACCCCAAACCACCCCATAGTACACCCGTCACTATTTTGACACTTTCAGGTCCCGCGCAAAAGCATTTTAAAAGCACACCCCGCACGTAATAAGCCTAAATACATTACTGTACTCACCTAGAACTTAAAAATTAATGCTGTTTAACAGTAAATATTAGAAACAGCTATAATTTCGTGAAATCACAAGACGTCGGGACTAGCCCTGCTTCAGCGCCATGAAAATTCACGTGACGCTGTGCTGCCACCTACAACGACTGATATCAGACAGCTGATTTACGTCAATTGTCTATGGTGTACTATGTTTTTggtgaataaaaaaataaagaattttttaCTTTCTCCTCTTTAAAGTTACAGTTTATCCGTGTCTTGCGACAATTTAgatagtaaatagaaataaaaatttgtaatgCTTGCTACTTAAATACATTACAGAAGAATTTAgaattttgacagtgacatattgatttttttgtcTATACTTGTGAACTTAACTGTCAATAATACCTTTTATCCCTTTTATCAATCATAGGTCAAAGGTTTTATACCTTCTGGAATGTAATTTTATAACTCTTTGAAAATGATATTGtaagattttattttttctgcccgtataataaattaatttaccgTAATTTTGATAACAATGAGCGTTTTATTCAACGTGAAACGAAACGTTTTTGAATTGCCAGTTGAAATAAAAACGGAATAATAAAAAACTAAAGTTTTTAATTGATTGCTTTAATTATTAACTGtgaaacaaaccattctatacgatacgtttattttataactttatttataagtaaatattttattaaaagtcaCTACTGTGCTGCCGAGATTGGCAAGATCTAAAACGATTGTAGTGTTTTCCATGACTTTTATTAGAAAACTTATAGCAATACTTTCGATACCAGCACCTGTCAAATGTCACACTGTCAATTACTGTCAGTGTCAGAAATTAGTAAAATTTGTTGTGTTATGTTCTAGGTTAATTACGGAACAAAATGCGAATAATAAGCTTCCTAGCTAAAAAAGTCGGTGATCTCACCGTGAAATACTCTAATTTACCAGAGTCCTACGTAAAAAGAAGTTATGAGCAGGTATTTCAATCAAAAAACGTATATTTTGCTAGTTGGTAGTACATAACCTCTAaagtttaaatgtttattttcagGTGTATTGGAAGAACCCTACGGGGTACCCTCAGTATCCGAAGGCGCAGATAGCCCGTAAGAAGTATCGTTTCACTATGAACCGTCCATGGTCGGGTCAGTTCCGCATGCAGAATGAACGAAATGTGCATAGGAAGAAAGTGTTCTTGGAGCCTGTTGGCGAATGGAGTTTCTTTAGGTAAAACATTACTGAGAACTATTGTTTAATACTGAGCCAATCATATTTATATGGACCTCAACcgcatttcatacatacttgGTAACTATTTATCCTTGTGTATCTTACATAATAATCTTACTAGCTtttctctccatcccttcaactatctccacttaaaatatcacgtcaatttgtcgctccattttgccgtgaaggactaACAAAAAACAGGatacacacattcccatttataataggcTAGCTTTCATTCTAgccaaatcagcttctttttaagaactgtcaaaatgatttgctaatatggaattaggtactatgaaatactgaggggTGACATCATGGTCAATTcattttctttatatctttctctttgacttacatacatacatacaatcacgcctgtatcccataaaggggtaggcagagcacatgaaactactaaagcttcagtgccactcttggcaaataaggggttgaaagaaaacgaaactgtgacattgcagtgacaggttgccagcctctctctctctctcttctctTCTCTCTCTCTTcgtctctttgacttattaaatataaattatgtttaaagatAAGTACTGTCCATATTCTTCTTCTAATTATATATtatgctttatttcatgcactgcataaaatattttattttaagtaaaggaaactagcctatattaagtatggatagaGGAGTGGTGTCTCTTGACACAtgtattttatacttaaaaagAGTTACCAACTTGATTGTTGTTAAAATATATGTGCTACTGAATGAATAGTTTTTTTCTTATGTAAAATATTCTTGCACTGGCACTGGCACAAAAGTATGTTTTTATAAGATAAAATTCCTAAATATGGGATTTAATCAACTTAATTTCTGCATTTTGTCTTTGAATGAAGAAAtatacaaattgttttatttgagaTTGGTTACTAAGTTCCTTTTTAATTAACCCCCAATGCAAaatcgacggggtgttataagtttgacgtgtctgtctgtctgtggcatcgtagctcccgaacagatgatccgatttagatttagtttttttttctgaaagtttttttgggagtgttcttagccatgtttcatgagaatcggtctactatgttgcggtcgggggttgtttcaaaattttaattttgtgcttagGTTAGTTAATTTATCTTTTACGATTTTCCAGGGGCGACCGAGTGGAGGTGATGGTGGGAAAAGACAAGGGCAAGCAAGGCATAGTGGTGCAGGTTATTCAGGAGCGCAACTGGGTTGTTGTGGAGGGGCTCAACACACATCTTAGAACAGTAAGTATTGTTCATTTGGCACATCTGTTATTACACTAAGTTTCTGTGttgccatagattaaatataagatcataccaacccatacattaaaatgcgaccgcctaagaacgcgcatgcactacaccacacatagatggcgccacaaaaaaaaatgtcttgtagctttcgattatactcgtagatggcgttaagtgtcacttttgacatagatttattgctcgaaagtgacacttaacgccagtCTTCAAATAATAGATGGCAAAAAggtattttttgtggcgccatctatctgtATTTAGTTGTTTGTAGATAAGTGTTTAGTTGTAAGTTTTTTACTATATTGTAATTAATGAATTGGTTTTGAATAAATTTTAatgaagtggcaaaaaaaaaatttaatgatATAGAGGTAGGTATACAATAATTTAGTATAAAGCAAATTGCTTAATACTTTCAGACTAAAATAGTCAGATTTTATGTAGAAAAGAACACCGATATATTTTTTACCCTATTTCACCATTCACCAAGCTAAGTGTtaatatacaaaaagaaaaaaagcaCTTATACTTACAACAATCACAGTGCAGTGCAAGCTATATTGAAAACTAGTGTAGTTTGTGAACAACTAAATCTGTGCATCTATAATAGTTTTATTCCCCGTGCTATGTACCtctacaataaagagtttaatgACACAGACCTCTTTAACACAACTCTTCGAGGCTTAAAAAACAGAGTTAAAAATAAGTTCACAGGTGTCGActgttagttttattttttatttgtaccaGTAACACGCTTAGCTTAGTTTAAATAGTTTAATCATTATGTATTTCCAGCATGGAGGTAAACGTCTTAGTGCTtgacatacctacataaaatgataaaaaaggTCAGCGCTAGGACGTCCTTCCTCTCTTTCCTTTATCCGTAATATCCGTATACATTAAGTTAGATAAGTTACCAACTCAGGTCCgttgcaacaaaaatatgtatttataattcTACAACGATTTCGGCACTGTTTTGTCTATTTTCATATGTAATACAACTCAATGTAAGTCTTCTGTAATGACTGTTTGTGCCaaaataaagagaaaaaaaaaaaatatgatgatgatgatgtcctccCAGACGTATCCGTCGACGGCGACACCTGGACAATTCAGGTATTTTATAAGTTCTGACGTGCATGGGCTCGAACGTGACTTGCGAAGCCGAGTTTTGTTTTAAACTTCCGGTCGCAAGTCATGCAGTAAAGCTCACCATTTGCGTCATAGGTGTATGTGTAGGAGGGCTTGGGCCGAGATTTTCGGAtctggcgtttagcgtcaagaTCTTCGAGGCGTGCACTTTCGAAGTCGTTGAGACCACTGTTGATCGCAGTTCGCCAGTCCGATCTCTGAGTTGCAAGCTCCTCCCATGATTCACACGATATACCGATGGCCGACAGGTGGCGCTTTAGGACATCCTTGTACCTCAGATATTGCCCACCAGCCTTGCGTTTACCCGATGATAATGATATCCAATCTCTAAAAATGTTTTGGCTGCAGTTTCACTTGGCAAACATGTGGCTATAATTTcagtttagttttacaattggtCGGTATAAAATGaagatgtttatttattttatttttacaaaagaGTTACaaaattcaccccttgaccacaaacgctgtaaagtgttcgaaacatgGGATGTATTGTAATTGTGGTATTCATTATAGGTATGCAATacaatccgtttccatagttttatttcatgaataacctaaccacaaaattaaaattttgaaaaaacccccgaccgcgacatagtggaccgattttcatgaaacatggctaagaacactcccgactaactcagctttcagacaaaaaaaaactaaatccgaatcggttcatccgtttgggagctacgatgccacatacagacacacacacacagacagacagacagacaaacagacatacagacagacacacacacacagacagacacatcaaacttatgacaccccgtcgtttttgcgtcgggggttaaaaattaatcaaggggtgttataagtttgacgtgtctgtctgtctgtctgtccgtctgtctgtctgtctgtctgtttgtctgtctgtgtgtgtgtctgtctgtggcatcgtagctcccgaacggatgaaccgattttgatttagtttttttttctgaaagctgagttagtcgggagtgttcttagccatgtttcatgaaaatcggtccactatatcacgatcgggggttttttcaaaattttaattttatgtaaattattGCCTGTAACTGGAGCAAAATCTAATCCTCGGTTTTGCAAAATCCAAATGTACCTGataataattcttttttttatgtttcCAGGTAGGCAGAGACAAGGAGTTCCCGGGAGTCACAATAAGGTCAGAAGCACCCCTGCTGGTCACCACGGACGTCAAGCTAGTCGACCCCGAGACTCTCAAGCCGACTGAAGTGGAGTGGCGGTTCACTGAGGAAGGAGAGAAGGTAGGATATTCTGGCCTTGGGCTCCTAGAAGACTACCTATTTATGATTGACAGGAAAGGGGTCGTtagcataaaaaaaaaccgttacatggtttaaaacatttttttaaagtcaccattcgacgaccggtctggctcagtcggtagtgaccctgcctgctgagccgcgggtcctgggttcgaatctcggtaagggcatttatttgtgtgatgagcacagatatttgttcctgactcaTGGATATTTTacaagcaggggcggctcattccgcgattctatcgccgcgcttaaagtacatgtcggcggccgcgagttcgcggcccattcagtggtagcggcccttcgcgcggcgcaatagaattcaatgtcggctgctcgtgtgcggtccgTTTTAGACATATTTTAGAATATTATCTCATAATTacctagcttaagatatgttcctttaggaacattatcagttttttaataatcatttacagtttctttataattttgaatgaaaaaggttacattttgcaaaaaacgctcgtctttagggataaggcctcttaatgtaggtaagactttaaaatggcggcattttgtgaacatcaaaggagtgagccttctgtacttgtactattatatattctgtggtacaagctttgcttagtttggagcttagttgatctgtgtaaggtgtccccaatatttaaatttaaatttttttaaatttgtctaaTCCAGGTTCGAGTGTCGACCGCCAGCAGCCGAATCATTCCCATACCCAAAGCGGCAGAAGAGACTATAGATTACAAGAGCAAGGAACTTTATCTGGAAAACGAAGAAAAGGACACTAAGGCTGCTGACGTCACCAAGGTTAGATATCTCAAAACTGTGGAGTGGAGCgaatattccgctttgtgtggtagggcacagcacagcggatatcatctcgcccgaatctagagcagagcccaactggggtagtacctccgccttacagaagaccgcagccaaatagcactagaccctactcatagtgctgtgttcctgccggtgagtaaggctgccagaactcaacgagggtgcggtgtgctggtgacggaaggatctacggaactatTAATTTGTTCCGTCTGTTGTCccttgagtcgtcggcaacccaaaccctccttggagCTTGTAcgctcttttttgctgtgtacttaacacagtaaaagggagtgtacaagtttctaaagggttggcaacgcgcatgtgacactccttgagttgcaggcgtccataggttacggtgaccgctttccatcaggcggaccatatgcacctacgtagtataaaaaaaaacgaaaactgtagttcaaaacaatttatcAGCGGAACGAGTTGAAAATATAGTTCGAATGGGAATTGACAGATCTTTAGCTAGATAGGTAGTTTTTGTTATTGCATAAAGCCAATACCTAAGGCAGCGGAGGAGATCATAGAGGCATAGACTACAAGAGCAAGGAACTTTATCGGGAAAACGAAAAAAAAGACACTTAGGCTGTTGAACGTCACGAAGGTCAGTCTTCTCAAACAAGCTAGTTCAAAACCTGAAGGAATCTTGCGAAAAATGCTTCCGTAAGTGCCAGCCCGTCCATACTCCACAgtcgacatctagcgtcaagtaGCGGATTTTTTTAGCTCTGCCACTTGACGATAGATGTCGCGAGTGGCGCTACAAATGAAGTGTAGTTTTAAACTAATATTCATACATCGgagttttgggagcgggaatgattaACACTAGCCCAAAAACGGTGAAAACGATAAACAACAGACATTACTttaacatttctaggtacatttggagccagttacatagtttaatctatatttcagtaatacaagttactataaacagagttataaatacgcgaattcattcccgctcccaagaCCCCGATGTATGCTAATATTACAAGCAAAAGGATCTAGAAATAGAGTTCGAAAGGAGTTTTCTGCTGCTAACACTGCTACTATTTATTAGGTAGGTAGTTTTAATTAGAACAATCATCAGCATAAACAACcactttgccctcttgtaaaaaaaatatctataaacttatattgactgcctgtgtggtgacgggttaagaatttcaccaccccatgtcttcccgtgggtgtcgtagaagtcgactgtgggatttgggtgaaattgtggcgtaggcgagaggctggcaacctgtcactgcaatgtcacaatttttcgtt harbors:
- the LOC125240916 gene encoding probable 39S ribosomal protein L24, mitochondrial, which encodes MRIISFLAKKVGDLTVKYSNLPESYVKRSYEQVYWKNPTGYPQYPKAQIARKKYRFTMNRPWSGQFRMQNERNVHRKKVFLEPVGEWSFFRGDRVEVMVGKDKGKQGIVVQVIQERNWVVVEGLNTHLRTVGRDKEFPGVTIRSEAPLLVTTDVKLVDPETLKPTEVEWRFTEEGEKVRVSTASSRIIPIPKAAEETIDYKSKELYLENEEKDTKAADVTKITFQPKLATFEMDIMESMGIKEDRIPAKTYWY